In Vibrio sp. NTOU-M3, the following proteins share a genomic window:
- a CDS encoding glycosyltransferase encodes MKNAPIISVYIPTYNRSILLKRAVESVLNQTVEDIEIIIVDDNSTDDTEVIVRGLIELDPRVSYIKNRNNRGACYNRNIAISNAKGKFVTGLDDDDYFENDRLEQFLKAWDNKNQDTIALYDSTTIKSTETELEKLVLPEKVMLDDLYLRNDVGNQIFTKKELFSSGIKYDESLKSWQDLDLWICILSKNPEKCFENINCFSYVLDKSHPHERISSTNINKHIDSLAHIANKYDLSISNTSRLKCQAYSYNARSVEIIKLIKDSILTFSPYAMARMFKYYITNKKSM; translated from the coding sequence ATGAAAAATGCTCCAATAATATCAGTGTACATTCCAACCTATAATCGTTCAATATTACTTAAAAGAGCAGTAGAATCAGTATTGAATCAGACTGTCGAAGATATTGAAATAATTATTGTAGATGATAATTCTACTGATGATACAGAGGTAATCGTACGCGGTCTAATAGAACTTGACCCAAGAGTTAGTTATATAAAAAATAGGAATAATAGAGGGGCTTGCTATAATAGAAATATAGCTATTTCTAATGCAAAAGGAAAGTTTGTAACAGGGTTAGATGACGATGATTACTTTGAAAATGATCGTCTGGAGCAGTTTTTAAAAGCATGGGACAACAAAAATCAAGATACAATCGCTTTATATGACAGCACTACTATTAAGTCGACAGAGACTGAGTTAGAAAAATTAGTGCTTCCAGAGAAAGTTATGCTTGATGACTTGTATTTGAGAAATGATGTAGGAAATCAAATTTTTACTAAAAAGGAATTATTTAGTTCTGGTATTAAATATGACGAATCACTGAAGTCTTGGCAAGATTTAGACCTATGGATATGTATACTAAGTAAGAATCCAGAAAAGTGCTTTGAAAATATAAACTGCTTTAGTTATGTTTTAGATAAAAGTCACCCACACGAAAGAATAAGTAGTACTAATATAAATAAACATATTGATTCTTTGGCCCATATTGCAAATAAGTATGATTTAAGTATTTCGAATACTTCAAGGCTTAAATGCCAGGCATACAGTTATAACGCTAGAAGTGTAGAAATAATTAAATTAATTAAGGATAGTATTTTAACTTTTAGTCCTTATGCAATGGCAAGAATGTTTAAAT
- a CDS encoding O-antigen ligase family protein has translation MYIDNIRVLVKYKINILLSLIFLFITLGLSSKSIPNILVVQKVTLLGGSLFLIAILGLDRKFFSNFFLFTVVSFLCFLLADQHYLHLSFITFIKAYMGMVAFYTVLMIDFGKYIRSVSTSLVILPFLMVPMSLLMSKVMGFSPFSDEGTRFGAGIASAHFAFLMYYVIVLLVYHSIKENRFNIYLYGACLLMMLISGSRGPLLAALFPSLLLLRFLKLPSIKQKILLLSPILAFIIYKFIIFLIARTELETFDSGGGVNLSGREYAWEYFLSKVNGINLFGGGLGSITSITKGVLEYNLYVFVVPHNEFIRFYMELGLIGCTIFFINIAMIFKVVYKSVERRLRSFILLTFLGILLLTVFDNTFSTLQSFIPMAIIIKYILTNERLDRKYEKCSNNISVHSNL, from the coding sequence ATGTATATAGATAATATTAGAGTACTAGTTAAGTATAAGATAAATATTTTATTATCATTAATATTTTTATTTATAACATTAGGATTAAGTAGTAAATCAATACCTAATATTTTGGTGGTTCAAAAGGTAACCTTATTAGGTGGTAGTTTATTTCTGATAGCTATCTTAGGTTTAGATAGAAAATTTTTTAGTAATTTCTTTTTATTTACTGTAGTTTCCTTTCTATGTTTCTTGTTAGCAGATCAACATTATCTCCATCTCAGTTTCATTACATTTATAAAAGCATATATGGGAATGGTTGCCTTTTATACTGTTTTAATGATTGATTTTGGAAAGTATATTAGATCAGTATCCACATCTTTAGTTATATTACCTTTCCTAATGGTTCCTATGTCATTATTGATGAGTAAGGTTATGGGGTTTTCTCCATTTAGTGATGAAGGGACTAGATTCGGAGCTGGTATCGCAAGTGCACATTTTGCATTTCTAATGTACTATGTAATTGTCTTATTAGTGTATCATTCAATAAAGGAAAATAGATTTAATATATATCTATATGGTGCTTGCCTGTTAATGATGCTAATTTCTGGAAGTCGAGGACCATTGCTAGCAGCGTTATTTCCATCTTTGTTGTTGTTAAGATTTCTCAAATTACCATCTATAAAACAGAAAATATTGTTATTATCTCCTATACTAGCTTTTATAATATATAAATTTATTATTTTCTTAATTGCTAGAACAGAATTAGAAACCTTTGATTCTGGTGGAGGTGTTAACCTTTCTGGCCGAGAATATGCGTGGGAATATTTCCTTTCTAAAGTTAATGGTATTAACTTGTTTGGTGGTGGTTTAGGGTCTATAACTAGCATTACTAAAGGAGTTCTAGAGTATAATTTGTATGTGTTTGTTGTACCACATAACGAATTTATTAGATTTTATATGGAGCTAGGACTAATAGGGTGTACCATATTTTTCATTAATATAGCAATGATATTTAAAGTTGTATATAAATCTGTAGAGCGTCGCCTTAGATCATTTATATTGTTAACATTCTTAGGAATATTATTACTTACTGTATTCGATAATACTTTCAGTACATTACAGTCCTTTATTCCAATGGCTATAATTATTAAATATATATTAACGAACGAAAGGTTAGATAGAAAATATGAAAAATGCTCCAATAATATCAGTGTACATTCCAACCTATAA
- a CDS encoding GumC family protein has product MNSLGIVAETNEEKMIDIGKYLHLIKRNLIRISLLTLLVSLITTLVVFSITPKYTATATLLIEPEIKNAVSIEEVVGIDSNKKGFYQTQIEILKSRKVSERVINQLNIAEYPEFNYSLVKEKSFISTIKTDVKSIISSLIESEKTQHATSTKEEQIRQSILRTFQSNIYVSEVEGTQLVNISFTSENPELAAQVANAIGEAYIAENMDAKFSASQQATTWISGRLSELKNELKKSESALTAFLREEKLIDDSGIDTQASTLISELTIRLNEIRDRRIELESSYLTLQQGSDKLSTIPEISRHPQVVALRNVLAETEKEVNELAKRYGPRHEKMKAALAKRDSANNELTQLIKQLVSGVKKELSTVKNQEKLISKELQERIDEFQSLSVKKREYQALSREVQTNRNILNVFLNRYKETEATQDYKSEFARFTDKAMIPQTPAKPNKKVIIVGSAFITIFLCIAAIILLDILKNTVSSIKQFEERMGIVPLGGIPNCNIKNKKDLTNDIFFDERAYSFSESIRAIRTSLALSSMKNGRKCLAITSSLPNEGKTTTAINIAQAFAQMENVLLIDADLRRPSISERFGKKKYHQGITNYLLMGTELDDCIIHDKTSNLSILPAGMLTVKPQELLDSKGFTELLELLKEKYDRIIIDTPPTLVVNDSLIISKLVGSVAMVVKADSTRYSTLKNAIARFSEYDVIIDGVIINKIKREEMMSDYSYGSYYSEANEEIKIS; this is encoded by the coding sequence ATGAACAGTTTAGGCATTGTTGCTGAGACAAATGAAGAAAAAATGATAGATATTGGAAAATATCTACATTTGATTAAGAGAAATTTAATTAGAATATCACTGTTAACTTTATTAGTTTCTTTGATCACCACACTAGTTGTATTTTCAATCACACCTAAGTATACGGCTACTGCTACGCTTTTAATCGAACCAGAGATTAAAAATGCAGTTTCTATAGAAGAAGTCGTTGGAATAGATTCCAATAAGAAAGGGTTTTACCAAACTCAGATTGAAATATTGAAAAGTCGTAAAGTTTCTGAAAGAGTAATTAATCAGCTGAATATTGCAGAGTATCCTGAGTTTAATTATTCATTGGTAAAAGAAAAGTCTTTTATTTCGACAATAAAAACAGATGTCAAAAGTATTATTTCTTCTTTGATAGAGAGTGAAAAAACTCAGCACGCTACTAGTACAAAAGAAGAGCAAATAAGACAATCTATTCTAAGAACATTTCAATCTAATATCTATGTGAGTGAAGTAGAAGGAACTCAATTAGTAAACATTAGTTTTACTTCTGAAAACCCAGAGCTTGCGGCACAAGTCGCAAATGCTATTGGTGAAGCATATATAGCTGAAAATATGGATGCTAAGTTTAGTGCTAGTCAACAAGCAACTACTTGGATTTCTGGGCGTCTAAGCGAGTTAAAAAACGAACTGAAGAAATCTGAAAGTGCTCTAACTGCATTTTTAAGAGAAGAGAAGTTAATTGATGACTCGGGGATTGATACTCAAGCTAGCACACTGATAAGTGAACTAACCATTAGGCTAAACGAAATCCGAGATAGAAGAATTGAACTAGAATCGTCGTACCTTACTTTACAGCAAGGGAGTGACAAGCTGTCGACTATTCCTGAAATATCACGTCATCCTCAAGTAGTTGCGTTAAGAAATGTATTGGCAGAGACTGAAAAAGAAGTCAATGAATTAGCTAAGCGATATGGTCCAAGACATGAAAAGATGAAAGCGGCACTAGCTAAGCGAGATAGCGCAAATAATGAACTTACACAGTTGATTAAGCAACTGGTTTCTGGCGTGAAAAAAGAGCTTTCTACGGTTAAAAATCAAGAAAAGCTGATCTCAAAAGAACTTCAAGAAAGAATTGATGAGTTTCAATCGTTAAGTGTAAAAAAACGAGAATATCAAGCGCTAAGTCGAGAAGTACAAACGAATAGAAATATTCTAAATGTATTTTTAAATCGCTACAAAGAAACTGAAGCAACTCAAGATTATAAGTCAGAATTTGCTCGTTTTACAGATAAAGCTATGATTCCCCAAACACCAGCAAAACCAAATAAGAAAGTGATTATTGTTGGTTCTGCATTTATCACCATTTTCTTGTGTATCGCAGCTATTATTTTACTAGATATATTGAAAAATACGGTCTCATCGATAAAACAATTTGAAGAGCGTATGGGTATTGTGCCGTTGGGTGGTATTCCTAATTGCAATATTAAAAACAAAAAAGATTTGACTAATGATATTTTCTTTGATGAGCGCGCATATTCTTTTAGCGAATCGATTAGAGCAATTCGAACCTCTTTAGCTTTATCGAGCATGAAAAATGGCAGAAAATGTTTAGCAATTACCTCTTCTCTACCTAATGAAGGAAAAACGACTACTGCTATTAATATCGCACAAGCTTTTGCCCAAATGGAGAATGTTCTTTTAATAGATGCTGATCTAAGAAGACCAAGTATTTCTGAGAGATTTGGTAAGAAAAAATATCATCAAGGGATTACAAATTACCTGTTAATGGGAACAGAGCTAGATGATTGTATTATTCATGATAAAACGTCAAATTTATCTATACTTCCGGCAGGAATGTTAACAGTCAAACCTCAAGAGTTACTAGACTCTAAAGGATTTACTGAGCTGCTAGAGTTATTAAAAGAAAAATATGATCGAATTATTATCGATACACCACCAACACTAGTAGTAAATGATTCACTTATTATTAGTAAATTAGTTGGTAGTGTAGCTATGGTTGTTAAAGCTGATTCAACTAGGTATTCAACACTCAAAAATGCCATTGCACGTTTTTCTGAATACGATGTAATAATTGATGGTGTCATTATAAATAAGATAAAGCGTGAAGAGATGATGAGCGACTATAGTTATGGAAGTTATTACTCTGAAGCAAACGAAGAAATTAAAATTAGTTAA
- a CDS encoding polysaccharide biosynthesis/export family protein produces MIKTFFQLLLVSLIGLNNAVAADNLYKLSTGDIISINVYGEESLTIQELKIDNRESVDYPYLGEVVLGGKTLQQVQQEIVNGLKGDYLIDPKVSVAMVRYRNVYINGLVNRPGGYEYEPGLTVQEAISLAGGVMSKYRRSAEAYLVKAKEVSKYQKLSNEELAEAFDNDMQQEAPLYKSISPGDTVYVVASFW; encoded by the coding sequence ATGATTAAGACTTTTTTCCAGCTTCTGCTAGTTAGCTTAATTGGCTTAAATAATGCGGTAGCGGCAGATAACTTATATAAGCTTTCTACCGGAGATATTATTAGCATTAACGTATATGGTGAAGAAAGCCTCACTATTCAAGAACTAAAAATAGATAATAGAGAATCTGTTGATTATCCGTATTTGGGTGAAGTCGTATTAGGTGGCAAAACTTTACAACAAGTACAACAAGAGATAGTTAATGGTCTAAAAGGGGACTATCTCATAGACCCGAAAGTAAGTGTAGCAATGGTACGTTATCGTAATGTATACATAAATGGACTAGTGAATAGACCCGGTGGTTATGAATATGAGCCAGGGCTTACGGTGCAAGAAGCGATATCCTTAGCTGGAGGAGTAATGAGTAAATATAGAAGAAGTGCTGAAGCGTACTTGGTGAAAGCTAAGGAAGTAAGCAAATACCAAAAGCTAAGCAATGAAGAGTTAGCAGAAGCTTTTGATAATGATATGCAGCAAGAAGCTCCACTCTACAAAAGTATCTCGCCTGGAGATACGGTTTATGTCGTAGCGTCGTTCTGGTAA
- a CDS encoding undecaprenyl-phosphate glucose phosphotransferase gives MRDIGAIKSHGQEIVWAYRLIDILLISLALIIFKTGYLGTWDNQYLLILSIAIVAFSIFSELLGVYNFSTYNSAKHSFTPILFSWICTIGCLLIYAFVMKSTQNYSRVVIGAWFVAVPALMSIFRLLAMQIPSQIKASSYEKKSIIIGATPAGLALAREMEDNKHLGMKLVGIFDDRSPERLPTDSLTQPLCGSINEALKLAKERNFRHVYVALPMEATRRIKEIVSYFSDSTARVYIVPDFFTFDLIQSRWRNVGRIPTLSIYDTPFYGFSTFIKRVEDIVVASIILALISPILMAVAIGVKMSSPGPIVFKQYRYGIDGKKIKVWKFRSMKAMENGAKVTQATKNDPRVTKFGAFIRRTSLDELPQFINVLQGRMSIVGPRPHAVAHNEEYRAIVDKYMLRHKVKPGITGWAQVNGFRGETDTLDKMEKRVEYDLFYIRRWSLWLDIKIIFMTVFKGFVGKTAY, from the coding sequence ATGAGAGATATAGGAGCAATAAAAAGCCATGGACAGGAAATTGTATGGGCTTATCGTTTAATTGATATTTTACTCATATCTCTAGCATTAATTATTTTTAAAACAGGATACTTAGGTACTTGGGATAATCAGTATCTGCTGATCCTGAGTATTGCAATTGTTGCCTTTAGTATTTTTAGTGAATTACTTGGCGTATACAATTTTTCGACATATAACTCTGCCAAGCACTCTTTTACACCTATTTTATTTTCTTGGATATGCACTATCGGATGCTTGTTAATTTATGCATTCGTGATGAAGTCAACGCAAAACTACTCTCGAGTTGTAATTGGCGCTTGGTTTGTTGCTGTGCCAGCATTGATGAGCATATTTCGTTTGCTTGCAATGCAAATTCCTTCGCAGATCAAAGCAAGTTCATACGAAAAGAAAAGTATCATTATCGGTGCGACGCCTGCTGGTTTAGCATTGGCTCGTGAAATGGAAGACAACAAGCATCTTGGTATGAAGTTAGTTGGGATCTTTGATGATCGCTCACCAGAGCGCTTGCCTACAGATTCTCTAACACAGCCTTTATGTGGTTCAATTAATGAAGCTCTAAAATTGGCGAAAGAGCGCAACTTCCGTCACGTATATGTTGCGCTACCAATGGAAGCGACACGTCGTATTAAAGAAATTGTAAGCTATTTCTCTGACAGTACTGCTCGTGTTTATATTGTGCCTGATTTCTTTACATTCGATCTGATTCAATCTCGTTGGCGTAATGTTGGCCGAATCCCAACATTGAGTATTTATGATACGCCTTTTTATGGCTTTTCTACGTTTATTAAGCGTGTGGAAGATATTGTAGTTGCATCGATTATTCTTGCTCTTATCAGCCCGATACTGATGGCAGTCGCTATTGGGGTGAAGATGTCTTCTCCTGGCCCAATTGTGTTTAAACAATATCGTTATGGTATTGACGGAAAGAAAATTAAAGTTTGGAAATTCCGCTCAATGAAAGCGATGGAAAATGGAGCTAAGGTGACTCAAGCGACGAAAAATGATCCACGAGTTACTAAGTTTGGTGCGTTTATCCGTCGCACATCATTAGATGAACTGCCTCAGTTTATCAATGTGCTTCAAGGAAGAATGTCTATTGTAGGGCCTCGCCCCCACGCTGTGGCGCATAACGAAGAATACCGTGCCATCGTTGATAAATATATGCTTCGTCATAAAGTTAAACCTGGTATTACCGGGTGGGCGCAAGTAAACGGTTTCCGCGGTGAAACAGATACTCTAGATAAAATGGAAAAACGTGTTGAATATGATTTGTTTTATATCCGCCGCTGGTCACTTTGGTTAGATATCAAGATTATATTCATGACAGTATTTAAGGGATTCGTAGGTAAAACTGCGTATTAA
- the pstB gene encoding phosphate ABC transporter ATP-binding protein PstB has product MNKFDIKGLDLFYGDNQALKSINLPIPKRQVTALIGPSGCGKSTLLRCLNRMNDLIEGVKITGQLTMDGEDIYGNIDVADLRIKVGMVFQKPNPFPMSIYENVAYGLRAQGIKDKKYIDEVVERSLRGAALWEEVKDRLKSHAFGLSGGQQQRLCIARTIAMEPDVILMDEPTSALDPIATSKIEDLMEELKQNYTIVIVTHSMQQARRISDRTAFFLMGELVEHDQTDLIFSNPRDERTKGYVNGDFG; this is encoded by the coding sequence ATGAATAAGTTTGATATTAAAGGGTTGGACCTATTTTATGGTGATAACCAAGCACTTAAATCAATTAATTTGCCAATTCCCAAACGTCAAGTCACCGCATTAATTGGCCCATCTGGTTGTGGTAAATCCACATTACTTCGCTGCCTTAATCGAATGAATGATCTAATTGAGGGGGTGAAAATTACAGGTCAATTAACCATGGATGGCGAAGACATCTATGGGAATATTGATGTTGCTGACCTCAGAATTAAAGTCGGTATGGTCTTCCAAAAGCCAAACCCATTTCCAATGAGTATTTATGAGAATGTGGCTTACGGCTTACGTGCTCAGGGGATTAAGGATAAGAAATACATTGATGAAGTCGTGGAACGCTCTTTACGTGGTGCTGCATTATGGGAAGAAGTGAAAGATCGATTGAAGTCGCACGCCTTTGGCTTGTCAGGTGGACAACAACAACGCCTGTGCATTGCAAGAACTATAGCTATGGAGCCTGATGTCATTTTGATGGACGAGCCAACCTCTGCACTAGATCCAATCGCTACGTCGAAAATTGAAGATTTGATGGAAGAATTAAAACAGAACTACACCATCGTTATTGTGACTCACTCAATGCAGCAAGCGAGACGAATCTCAGATCGTACGGCCTTTTTTTTGATGGGAGAACTGGTCGAACATGATCAGACTGATTTAATATTCTCAAATCCGAGAGATGAACGCACAAAAGGATATGTGAATGGTGACTTTGGTTAA
- the pstA gene encoding phosphate ABC transporter permease PstA yields MKNAKQHAKLKQARMQKDRLLTIFVWAAAAVTVGFLFWIIWYILSNGLKHVDWAFISDNYTRTGDEHGIFPMIVSTIYMVIASIAVAAPLGIMTAIYLTEYAKVGSRLVKVIRFCTESLAGIPSIIFGLFGMTFFVAILGLGFSILSGALTLSILILPVIIRTTEEALMAVPQTYREGSYGLGAPKIYTIWRLILPSAMPGILTSVILSIGRVIGESAPVFLTAGMVARIPDSLLDSGRTLTVHLYKLTTELFTVEEWNQAYGTATVLIVVVLLINMITKLMAKRFNTATY; encoded by the coding sequence ATGAAAAATGCAAAACAGCACGCTAAGTTGAAACAAGCGCGCATGCAAAAAGACCGGCTCCTTACTATTTTTGTATGGGCAGCCGCGGCGGTTACCGTTGGATTTTTGTTTTGGATCATCTGGTACATTCTTTCAAATGGCCTGAAACATGTAGATTGGGCATTTATTAGTGACAATTACACGCGAACGGGAGATGAGCACGGTATCTTCCCAATGATAGTTTCTACAATTTACATGGTGATCGCGTCCATTGCCGTCGCAGCTCCACTTGGGATCATGACGGCGATTTACCTCACTGAATATGCGAAAGTTGGCAGTCGTTTAGTCAAAGTTATTCGCTTTTGTACCGAGTCTTTGGCGGGGATTCCTTCGATCATTTTTGGTCTGTTCGGTATGACCTTTTTTGTCGCCATTCTTGGGTTAGGGTTCTCAATTTTATCAGGTGCATTAACGTTAAGTATCTTAATTCTGCCGGTGATTATCCGCACGACAGAAGAAGCGCTGATGGCTGTTCCTCAAACTTACCGAGAAGGTTCATATGGTTTAGGAGCGCCCAAAATATACACCATATGGCGACTCATCTTGCCAAGTGCGATGCCAGGGATATTAACCTCAGTGATATTGAGTATCGGACGAGTGATAGGGGAATCGGCTCCTGTGTTCCTAACGGCAGGAATGGTTGCTCGTATCCCTGATTCGTTGCTGGATTCAGGTAGGACGTTAACTGTACACCTATACAAACTAACCACAGAGCTGTTTACCGTCGAGGAATGGAATCAAGCTTATGGTACAGCCACGGTTCTTATTGTGGTGGTATTACTTATTAATATGATCACTAAGTTAATGGCCAAACGTTTTAATACAGCAACCTATTAG
- the pstC gene encoding phosphate ABC transporter permease subunit PstC, protein MTIANSDKLMGIEAASLSKPGLRAKKRVDWKERIFHGLFLTSAVIGIVSLAVIAYFIIRESIPAFEEAGVSGIVLGQDWLPPALYGVATMIVASIVSTFGAVVVGVPIGVLTAIFIAEIAPKRLADIIRPAVELLAGIPSVVYGFFGLVIIVPLIQNVFEVPAGNTILAGIIVLGVMILPTVITVSETSIRAVPRAYKEGSLALGASKIFTIFKLLVPAARSGIMTGVILGIGRALGETMAIIMVMGNAPAMPQGILDSARTLTANIAIEMSYASGIHANALYATGVVLLVFIMTLNAVLLYLNREKAR, encoded by the coding sequence ATGACCATCGCAAATAGTGACAAGCTTATGGGTATTGAAGCAGCAAGTCTGAGTAAGCCGGGTTTACGTGCGAAGAAGCGTGTCGATTGGAAAGAACGCATTTTCCATGGGTTGTTTTTGACCAGTGCGGTTATCGGTATCGTGTCGTTGGCCGTTATCGCCTATTTCATTATTCGAGAGAGCATTCCCGCTTTTGAAGAGGCTGGTGTATCAGGTATTGTTCTAGGGCAAGATTGGCTGCCACCTGCATTATATGGTGTGGCGACCATGATCGTTGCCTCTATCGTCTCCACTTTTGGTGCGGTTGTTGTTGGTGTGCCTATCGGCGTACTAACCGCAATCTTTATCGCCGAAATTGCACCAAAGCGCTTAGCTGACATTATACGCCCGGCTGTTGAACTATTAGCCGGCATTCCTTCGGTAGTGTACGGTTTTTTTGGCTTGGTGATTATTGTTCCACTTATCCAGAATGTATTTGAAGTGCCAGCTGGAAACACCATCCTAGCGGGAATTATCGTCTTAGGTGTTATGATCTTGCCTACTGTTATTACGGTTTCGGAAACGTCAATTCGAGCAGTCCCTCGTGCGTACAAAGAAGGGTCATTGGCGCTAGGGGCTTCGAAGATCTTCACCATATTCAAGTTACTGGTTCCAGCAGCACGTTCAGGCATTATGACTGGCGTGATCTTGGGTATTGGCCGTGCACTAGGTGAAACTATGGCGATCATTATGGTGATGGGGAACGCACCCGCCATGCCTCAAGGCATCTTAGACTCTGCAAGAACATTAACGGCGAACATCGCAATTGAAATGTCTTATGCAAGCGGTATTCACGCCAATGCTTTGTATGCGACAGGCGTCGTTTTGTTGGTATTTATCATGACGCTGAATGCGGTCTTGCTTTACCTAAACCGTGAGAAAGCGAGGTAA
- a CDS encoding phosphate ABC transporter substrate-binding protein: MKKTVIGAIALLSALTVNTSVAKETISAVGSSSVTPLMEVFSETYMKKNPDVFIEVQGPGSSAGVKAAKNGSADLGMSSRNLKSSEKESTLIEEVIARDGIAVVVNPKNTLKALTAEQVTAIYKGEITNWKDVGGQDKPIVAITRDTASGTRGAFEDIMSLKKKISGQKVSAISQRAQVANGNGALKTMVASNPYAIGYISLGTVDNSVNALSIDGTQATVDNVKNGSYKVARPFLVLYKQGKPSTETQKFLDWMLTTEAQSLVESKGYISVN; encoded by the coding sequence ATGAAAAAGACAGTTATTGGTGCTATCGCATTGCTTAGTGCTCTTACCGTAAACACTTCTGTTGCTAAAGAAACGATTTCAGCAGTAGGTTCTAGCAGTGTAACACCACTAATGGAAGTGTTCTCTGAAACGTATATGAAGAAAAATCCGGATGTATTTATTGAAGTGCAAGGACCTGGCTCTTCGGCTGGCGTGAAGGCGGCAAAAAATGGGTCTGCTGATTTAGGAATGTCTTCTCGTAACCTCAAATCGTCTGAAAAAGAGTCGACATTAATCGAAGAAGTGATTGCGCGTGATGGTATTGCAGTGGTTGTGAATCCTAAGAACACCTTGAAGGCCCTGACTGCTGAGCAAGTAACGGCGATCTATAAAGGTGAGATCACTAACTGGAAAGACGTCGGTGGTCAGGATAAACCCATTGTAGCGATCACTCGTGATACTGCGTCTGGAACGCGTGGAGCGTTTGAAGATATTATGAGCCTCAAGAAGAAAATTTCAGGCCAAAAAGTGTCAGCCATTTCTCAGCGTGCTCAGGTTGCAAATGGTAACGGTGCTTTGAAAACCATGGTTGCTTCCAACCCTTATGCGATTGGATATATTTCTTTGGGTACAGTAGATAACTCGGTTAATGCCTTATCAATTGATGGTACGCAAGCTACGGTAGATAACGTGAAAAATGGTTCTTATAAAGTTGCGCGCCCATTCCTTGTTCTTTATAAGCAGGGCAAACCTTCAACTGAAACGCAAAAATTCCTAGATTGGATGTTAACCACTGAAGCGCAATCTCTGGTTGAGAGCAAAGGCTACATTTCAGTTAACTAA